In Actinoplanes derwentensis, the following proteins share a genomic window:
- a CDS encoding type VII secretion system-associated protein, with the protein MAAVNDDFLLLVDPEWESDDEEPPFEAVIGMWPVEPDGTMGRFRSNPEYFPRFEESPSDPIDALLRLALSGETEMAQLRTVLRDSTFELAMNGDGNPLVDRSPDDVRCVIVATSAPHRQRVAAPEWRLTDLDQLLAVTAAEGYDALFNPGGPAPVRLAVDFLREAAG; encoded by the coding sequence GTGGCAGCTGTGAACGACGACTTCCTGCTGCTTGTCGATCCGGAGTGGGAGAGCGACGACGAGGAGCCGCCGTTCGAGGCGGTCATCGGGATGTGGCCGGTCGAGCCGGACGGCACGATGGGCCGGTTCCGCAGCAACCCGGAGTACTTCCCTCGCTTCGAGGAGTCCCCGTCCGATCCGATCGACGCGTTGTTGCGGCTCGCGCTGTCGGGTGAGACGGAGATGGCGCAGCTCCGGACGGTCCTGCGTGACTCGACGTTCGAGCTGGCGATGAACGGTGACGGCAATCCGCTGGTGGACCGCTCTCCCGACGACGTCCGCTGTGTGATCGTCGCGACCAGCGCACCGCACCGGCAGCGGGTGGCGGCGCCGGAGTGGCGGCTGACCGACCTCGATCAGCTTCTGGCCGTCACCGCCGCGGAGGGTTACGACGCACTGTTCAACCCGGGCGGGCCGGCTCCGGTCCGCTTGGCCGTGGACTTCCTGCGGGAGGCGGCCGGATGA